Below is a window of Synergistaceae bacterium DNA.
AATAACCTTTCGCCTGATATTCTTTTAACTCTGCAATTTCTGCTTCAATATATGCTAGTGCCGGCAAAATATTATGAGTCTTTGAACCTAACATATGACGATAAACGGCATTAATTGCGGGGATTTCGATTCCGTAGCCTTCACCGTCGGACTCGTGCAAAATTTTAAATTCTATTCCTGCAAGAGTCAAAGTCTGACCCTCTTTGATTATTTCTGCTGAGTCCGGCAAATCTTCAGCAACTTTTTCTCCGCTCGCCTGAACAAAACTTTTTGTGAGATTCCAAACACTTCCGCCTTCAGCCCAGCTCTTTAATGCGCTTGACGTGGCATAAATTTTTATATCGCCGTAAGATTTATAACCGTTTGGATGATATGAGAATAAAGCACCCGTTAAAGGCTTTCCCAGTGATTTAATATAATCTGCCATTGACTGAACATTTTCTCTATAAGCAGTCGACTCAATTAAAACTAGCCCGTCCGAAGTCTCAAGCAAATAACAAAAATCGTTCATGTTGTCGCCCGTCCCGTAAGCGTGGAGCTTGATATTATCGAAATTGTAAACGTTCATATTTCCTACGCTGACAGAAGCAAAAGAAGCCGAAGCCATTAACGCTAACACGAATAAAGCCGCTAAAATTTTTCTCATTATAGATTACTCCCTTACTACTGAAATTCTTTGCTGAATGTGATTCCCGTTCAAAGCCTCGTCAATCATTGCAATTGCGTAATCTGCATAACTGATAATGCTTTCACCCTTTGAATTTAACGTAAATTCTTCGCCCGCAAGAATATATTTTCCTGTTCTCGGTGCGTCTGCCTGAAAATCTGCTGCCGGACTCACAAACGTCCATTTAACGTCTTTACGCTTTCTTAGTTCGTCGAGTTCTTGAGCCTGTGCAGCTGCTAAAGGTCTGTAATCTTTCGGGAAATCAGGAGTCTTATATAATTGCTGCGTGTGAGTCTTGTCGAGATAGAGACTTCCTGCGCCGCCGACAACTAATAAACGAGTCTGAGTCCCGCTCACAGCATCGCACAAAACTTTTAGAGTCTCGCTATGAAGGTGTAAAGTGTCAGGGTCAAACGTTCCGAATGCGTCAATAACAACATCAAAATTTTTCAGGTCATCTGCTTTAATGTCAAGAATATCACGTTTGATTGAATGAGCTGCTTTCGTCTTGTTCTCGCCTCGAACTATTGCTGTAACATCGAGTCCGCGATTTACTGCCTCTTCGACGATTAAGCGTCCTGCTTTGCCGTTTGCTGCTACAACTGCGATTTTCATAAATAATTTTCTCTCCTGTCATGTAATTATATTTGTTACAACATGAGAAATTTTATAATCGCATTGATGTAATGTCAAGAGTTACAATAAATTTTATGCTCTAATGTATGCGCTATTAATTAGTTTTCCCGCAAAAAGGCAGATTTACGGCAAAATTTTAAGTTCATTTGCTATAACATAACATTAAGCTCCGCCGGTTTAGTGCAGGAAATAAAATAAAGCTCGGAAATTATTCAATAAAATTTGGCCAATGCCCGTAACAACATTTTAAACAGGTTGGCGGAAAAATATTTTAGCGCGATAATTTATCTTGTAGCCGTATTCGTTTATCATAGCTAAGACTTCTGAAAAAATTTATGATTAACATGTTATATTAAATTTGTCAAGAGTTATTCTACGGATATTGAAAAAATCACGAAAATTGATATAATAAATGTATTGGTTAAGAGCAGTTACTACGAAATCCCTAGAAAGTTTTATATTAGTTATTATAGCACATTATCTTTAACTATGGAGATGATTGTTTATGTTATTAGGCGCAATTATAGGCGATGTAATTGGCAGTATCTATGAATTTAACAACATTAAGGCGAAAGATTTTGATCTTGTGAGTCCCTACTCGCAATTTACGGACGACTCTGTAATGACAATGGCCGTTGCTCATGCTTTGTGCGAGTTCAAGAAGGGCAGCGAGATAAGCGAGACAAAATTTAAGGCGGCATTAATAAATTCTATGAAGCAATTCGGTAAACGTTATCCCGATGCAGGTTACGGAAGAATGTTTAAAACGTGGCTGCGTTCAAGAAATACAACACCGTTTAAAAGTTTCGGCAACGGGTCAGCTATGAGAGTTTCTCCGGTCGCGTGGTACTTTGATGACTTGGACACTGTCGAGAGATTCGCAAGGTTAAGCGCAGAAGTTACTCACAATCACCCCGAAGGAATTAAGGGCGCACAAGCAATAGCAGCAGCAATTTTTTTAGCTCGCACGGGCAAAAGCAAACAAGATATTAAATCCTACATCAGCATAAAATATAATTACGATTTAAACCGCACTCTTGACGAAATAAGGCCGGATTATTATTTTGACGCGACTTGTCAAGGGTCTGTGCCTGAAGCTATTATTGCATTTCTTGAAGCAGATGATTTCGAGGACTCTATACGCAATGCAGTATCAATCGGCGGAGATTCTGACACAATTGCATGTATGACAGGAGCAATCGCGCAAGGTATGTGGGAAATTCCCGCAGAAATTGAGAATCTCATTATGCCCGTGTTAGATTCTTTTATGAGTGATGAACTCGAAAAATTTTGCGATGCTATTGAACCTCATGACGATAAACCAGCTGAGAAGGTCAATAATAATTTAACGGAAATGGTATTTATTCTCGACAGAAGCGGCTCGATGTCAGGTCTTGAAAGCGACACTATAGGCGGATTCAATTCGCTTATCGAGAAACAAAAAAAGGAACCCGGCAGAGCTATTGTCTCAACGGTTTTATTTGATGATGTTCAAGAAGTTTTGCACGATAGAGTCGATTTATCGCTGATAGAAAATATGACAGAGGACGAATATTTTACGCGCGGAAGTACAGCACTTCTTGACACAATCGGCAGTGCAATTGATCATATCGGAAGGATTCATAAATACTCCAAGCCCGAAGACGTACCCGAACACACAAATTTTGTGATAATCACTGACGGCTACGAGAATGCAAGCAGGAGATTTACAGGCCCGAAAATTAAGCACATGATCGAGAATCAAAAGAAAAAATACGGCTGGGAGTTCTTGTTCATCGGAGCAAATATCGACGCAATAACAACAGCCAAAAATTTAGGAATTTCCGCCCGTAGAGCCGTTAATTACGTTGCAGACAGCCGCGGAACTGACATAGTATTTGAAAATGTTTCACGCGCAATGAGCTACAGCAGACACAATGAAGAAATCGCAAATGACTGGTCGGCAGATATTGCAATTGACTATTACAAACGAAAAGAAAGAAATCAAAATTTTCATGCTCCAGATGATGATCAGGAAATAGAAATAATAGAAGAGTAATAACCGAACGAAATAAATAATTTTGCGCAATTAATCCCGGTTGATTAAAATATTTTCGACCGGGAAATTTTTTACGCGTTAAGAAAAATTTTTTCTCCGTGAGATCTTGCAAATTATTAAACAACGCACAATTTTTGTAGTTGCAAATGTAGTTGTAAAAATATTTATTTATATTCGGGAATTTGTATAAGCTCATTATATCACATGACAATTTTCACCGCGCACCATAATAAAATAATGCCCATGAGAATATTAAACGGTCTGTAATATTTTGCTATGACTCTTTGCAGGAGACTCCCAGCCGCACCCCACGTGAACCACGTTAAAACGCTGATTGATAAAATTATTAGCCCATGCACAAATAAATTATATAAATTTGCTCCCGACGGAATTATATAAACCGTAAAAATAGTAATGAAATATAGCAGCATCTTTATATTTGTCAGCGCAAGAAGAAGCCCGCTTTTAAAAGTTATCGCACGTTCTTGACTCTTTCCTGGTTTACTCGTTGCAATGCGTAAAGCCAGCCAGATAATATAAGCAGCTCCGACATATTTTAAATATTTCACGAGTCCCGGCACATATTCATTCAATTGATGACAAAATAATATGCTCGAAATTAATAAAGTTGTACAGCCGGTAAAGATTCCTGATATTAATTTGCGCCCTCCCGACCAACCTTCTGAGCTTACGGCATAAAGGCACATTAAATTATTTGGTCCCGGTGTTGTAGTTGTTACTAAAGCGTACGGCAGATATTCGAGAATTACATCAAGCAAAATTCATCAAGCCTCCTGTAAATTTTTATCACATATTTTACACTTGATTAAAAGCGTTTTACATGTTATATTTTCACGCAGTAAAATTTTTATTATTTATCGGGGTGAAACAGTATGTATAATAATTCTTTAATATTTGCATTGACTCATAAGGGTTTATACTGCTGTTGTTGTTGCCTCTGTTCAGGATTCTAATTTATTCACAAATTTTTTCACGAGTAATTAAATAATTTCGTTCGCGCACTGAGTCTATTTGCGTGTATCTTATAACTTTTTCATGTCAGTGCAGCCAATGACACACAATCGGTTCCGGTTGTAAGTTGTGAAAAGGTTTTAGCTTTTGACTTTGCTTGTTATAGATATGAAAGTTTTTTCACTATATCATGCAAAAATTTTTATAGGGAGGAATTTATTTAAGTCAGCAAAATATTTATTTTGTCGGCGAAAATTTTAATAAGGCTCGAATACTTATTACGTTAGGGCTTTATTGTGAATATCAATAAAAAATTTTACAAGGAGGAATTTATTTAAGTCAGCAAAATATTTAATTTGTCGGCGAAAATTTTAGTAAGGCTCGAATACTTATTACATTAGGGCTTTATTGTGAATATCAATAAAAAATTTTACAAGGAGGAATTTATTTAAGTCAGCAAAATATTTATTTGTCGGCGAAAATTTTAGTAAGGCTCGAATACTTATTACGTTAGGGCTTTATTGTGAATATCAATAAAAATTTTTATAGGGAGGAATTTATTATTATGATCTACAAGTCAGCAGATATGTTAATCGGCAGCACGCCAATTTTGGAATTAACGCGAATCGGGAAACATTTTAATTTGTCAGCGAAAATCTTGGCCAAGCTCGAATACTTTAACCCGGCCGGAAGCGTCAAAGACAGAGTCGCTAAAGCAATGATCGACGACGCAGAAGAATCCGGAAGACTCAAGCCCGGCAGCGTCATAATTGAACCTACAAGCGGCAATACTGGAATCGGCTTATCTTCCGTCGCAGCTGCTAGAGGTTACCGCGTTATAATCATTATGCCCGAAACAATGTCGATTGAGCGCAGAAAGTTAATGAAGGCTTACGGCGCAGAATTAATCTTAACCGAAGGCGCAAAAGGTATGATGGGAGCTATCGAGAAGGCCTCACAGCTTGCAAATGAGATTCCTAACAGCTTTATTGCCGGACAATTTGTGAATCCTGCAAACCCTAAGATTCATAAATTAACAACAGGCCCGGAAATTTGGAATGACACAAGCGGACAAGTTGATATTTTTGTTGCAGGCGTTGGGACGGGCGGAACTTTAACCGGAGTCGGCGAATATTTGAAATCTCAGAATCCCAACATAAAAATTTTCGCTGTCGAACCGTTTAATTCTCCTGTTTTATCGTCGGGGCGTTCGGGTGCGCACAAAATTCAAGGTATCGGCGCAGGTTTTGTACCTGAAGTCTTGAATACTCGAATCTATGACGAAATTATCACGGTC
It encodes the following:
- a CDS encoding MBL fold metallo-hydrolase, which encodes MRKILAALFVLALMASASFASVSVGNMNVYNFDNIKLHAYGTGDNMNDFCYLLETSDGLVLIESTAYRENVQSMADYIKSLGKPLTGALFSYHPNGYKSYGDIKIYATSSALKSWAEGGSVWNLTKSFVQASGEKVAEDLPDSAEIIKEGQTLTLAGIEFKILHESDGEGYGIEIPAINAVYRHMLGSKTHNILPALAYIEAEIAELKEYQAKGYSLILTSHNAPEGKNAVSEKISYLEKVLELAKTCKNREEFISSVKAAFPDYNGEAYLQMSAGALFSK
- a CDS encoding NAD(P)-dependent oxidoreductase → MKIAVVAANGKAGRLIVEEAVNRGLDVTAIVRGENKTKAAHSIKRDILDIKADDLKNFDVVIDAFGTFDPDTLHLHSETLKVLCDAVSGTQTRLLVVGGAGSLYLDKTHTQQLYKTPDFPKDYRPLAAAQAQELDELRKRKDVKWTFVSPAADFQADAPRTGKYILAGEEFTLNSKGESIISYADYAIAMIDEALNGNHIQQRISVVRE
- a CDS encoding ADP-ribosylglycohydrolase family protein, which translates into the protein MLLGAIIGDVIGSIYEFNNIKAKDFDLVSPYSQFTDDSVMTMAVAHALCEFKKGSEISETKFKAALINSMKQFGKRYPDAGYGRMFKTWLRSRNTTPFKSFGNGSAMRVSPVAWYFDDLDTVERFARLSAEVTHNHPEGIKGAQAIAAAIFLARTGKSKQDIKSYISIKYNYDLNRTLDEIRPDYYFDATCQGSVPEAIIAFLEADDFEDSIRNAVSIGGDSDTIACMTGAIAQGMWEIPAEIENLIMPVLDSFMSDELEKFCDAIEPHDDKPAEKVNNNLTEMVFILDRSGSMSGLESDTIGGFNSLIEKQKKEPGRAIVSTVLFDDVQEVLHDRVDLSLIENMTEDEYFTRGSTALLDTIGSAIDHIGRIHKYSKPEDVPEHTNFVIITDGYENASRRFTGPKIKHMIENQKKKYGWEFLFIGANIDAITTAKNLGISARRAVNYVADSRGTDIVFENVSRAMSYSRHNEEIANDWSADIAIDYYKRKERNQNFHAPDDDQEIEIIEE
- a CDS encoding LysE family transporter, with the translated sequence MLDVILEYLPYALVTTTTPGPNNLMCLYAVSSEGWSGGRKLISGIFTGCTTLLISSILFCHQLNEYVPGLVKYLKYVGAAYIIWLALRIATSKPGKSQERAITFKSGLLLALTNIKMLLYFITIFTVYIIPSGANLYNLFVHGLIILSISVLTWFTWGAAGSLLQRVIAKYYRPFNILMGIILLWCAVKIVM
- the cysK gene encoding cysteine synthase A, whose protein sequence is MIYKSADMLIGSTPILELTRIGKHFNLSAKILAKLEYFNPAGSVKDRVAKAMIDDAEESGRLKPGSVIIEPTSGNTGIGLSSVAAARGYRVIIIMPETMSIERRKLMKAYGAELILTEGAKGMMGAIEKASQLANEIPNSFIAGQFVNPANPKIHKLTTGPEIWNDTSGQVDIFVAGVGTGGTLTGVGEYLKSQNPNIKIFAVEPFNSPVLSSGRSGAHKIQGIGAGFVPEVLNTRIYDEIITVKNEDAFTNARLMGKLEGVLVGISSGAALTAAIELARRPENNGKNIVAIFPDNGERYLSTELFAE